In a single window of the Allobranchiibius huperziae genome:
- a CDS encoding DEAD/DEAH box helicase yields MSTSAASHLSPAFPERAAWGTAHKLRAWQAAALKQYFDEQPRDFLAVATPGAGKTTYALRLATELLDRGIVAQVTIVAPTEHLKTQWADAAGRVGIQIDPRFTNSQQEHASSYHGIAVTYAGVASKPALHRVRTAARPTLVILDEIHHGGDNKSWGDAIREAFEPAVRRVALTGTPFRSDTSPIPFVRYEAGADGIRRSASDYAYGYAEALRDGVVRPVIFMAYGGAMRWRTRAGDEVAARLGEPLTKDLTASAWRTALDPGGEWIPSVLRAADTRLTQVRRHVPDAGGLVIASDQTNARAYARVLAAITGEQPVVVLSDDSGSSGRIEEFAQGEQRWMVAVRMVSEGVDVPRMCVGVYATSAATPLYFAQAVGRFVRARRRGETASIFLPSVPGVLQLAARLEESRDHALDRPRSDADDGLWSEEEDLLAAANASEPVQSGQGSFEALESDAEFDHVLFDAQQFGLGAAPGSADEQEYLGLPGLLEPDQVTHLLRQRQERQVGAQPPVPVAAHRALAAQRKELNSLVSAYARKTGEPHAKLHSELRRVCGGPSLDRASTDEVGARIDAVRRWFVGRR; encoded by the coding sequence ATGAGTACCTCCGCCGCCTCGCACCTTTCACCGGCCTTCCCGGAGCGAGCGGCCTGGGGGACTGCGCACAAGCTGCGGGCCTGGCAGGCAGCGGCGCTGAAGCAGTACTTCGACGAGCAACCGCGTGACTTCCTGGCCGTCGCCACCCCCGGCGCCGGCAAGACGACGTACGCGCTGCGGCTCGCCACCGAGTTGCTCGACCGCGGCATCGTGGCCCAGGTGACGATCGTCGCGCCGACCGAGCACCTCAAGACCCAGTGGGCGGATGCCGCCGGCCGCGTCGGCATCCAGATCGACCCGCGATTCACCAACAGCCAGCAGGAGCACGCGTCCAGCTACCACGGGATCGCCGTGACCTACGCGGGCGTGGCCAGCAAGCCCGCGCTGCACCGGGTGCGGACGGCGGCCCGGCCCACTCTCGTGATCCTCGACGAGATCCACCACGGCGGCGACAACAAGTCGTGGGGCGATGCGATCCGGGAGGCGTTCGAGCCCGCCGTACGCCGGGTGGCCCTGACAGGGACCCCGTTCCGGTCCGACACCAGCCCCATCCCGTTCGTGCGGTACGAAGCAGGTGCCGACGGCATCCGACGCTCGGCCAGCGACTACGCTTACGGCTACGCGGAAGCGTTGCGCGACGGCGTCGTGCGCCCCGTGATCTTCATGGCCTACGGCGGCGCGATGCGCTGGCGTACCCGGGCCGGCGACGAGGTCGCGGCCAGGTTGGGCGAGCCGCTCACCAAGGATCTGACCGCCTCGGCCTGGCGCACCGCGCTGGACCCCGGGGGCGAGTGGATCCCGTCGGTGCTGCGCGCCGCCGACACCCGCCTGACCCAGGTGCGCCGGCACGTCCCGGACGCCGGGGGTCTGGTGATCGCCTCCGACCAGACCAACGCCCGCGCGTACGCCCGGGTCCTCGCCGCGATCACGGGCGAGCAGCCGGTCGTCGTACTGTCCGACGACTCCGGTTCCTCCGGCCGCATCGAGGAGTTCGCGCAGGGGGAGCAGCGCTGGATGGTCGCGGTCCGGATGGTGTCCGAGGGCGTGGACGTGCCACGGATGTGCGTCGGGGTCTACGCCACGTCGGCTGCGACGCCGCTCTACTTCGCGCAGGCGGTCGGGCGCTTCGTGCGGGCACGCCGGCGCGGCGAGACCGCCAGCATCTTCCTGCCCAGCGTGCCGGGCGTGCTGCAGCTCGCAGCGCGGCTGGAGGAGTCACGCGACCACGCGCTGGACCGTCCGCGCAGCGACGCCGACGACGGCCTGTGGAGCGAGGAGGAGGACCTGCTCGCGGCCGCCAACGCGAGTGAGCCGGTCCAGTCCGGCCAGGGCAGCTTCGAGGCGCTGGAGTCCGACGCCGAGTTCGACCATGTGCTCTTCGATGCCCAACAGTTCGGTCTCGGTGCCGCGCCCGGCAGCGCCGACGAGCAGGAGTATCTGGGCCTGCCGGGCCTGCTGGAGCCGGACCAGGTCACCCATCTGCTGCGCCAGCGGCAGGAACGACAGGTGGGCGCCCAGCCGCCGGTCCCGGTCGCCGCGCACCGCGCCCTGGCCGCCCAGCGCAAGGAGCTCAACTCGCTGGTGTCCGCCTACGCCCGCAAGACCGGCGAGCCGCACGCGAAGCTGCACAGCGAGTTGCGCCGTGTGTGCGGCGGGCCGTCGCTGGACCGGGCGTCCACCGACGAGGTGGGTGCTCGGATCGACGCCGTACGACGGTGGTTCGTCGGACGTCGCTGA
- a CDS encoding DUF3224 domain-containing protein, whose amino-acid sequence MGDASHRTASGSFEITMTPGEGDDTPGVGRWTFEKTFAGDLAGTSRGQMLGAGDPATGCAGYVVIEMVRARLGGLQGGFALQHFGIMDAGDLRQQIEIVPGTGLDDLVGIAGTLTITQDDAGRHRYELTYALPE is encoded by the coding sequence GTGGGAGATGCATCACACCGGACGGCGAGCGGATCCTTCGAGATCACGATGACGCCGGGGGAGGGCGACGACACCCCGGGCGTCGGCCGGTGGACGTTCGAGAAGACCTTCGCAGGCGACCTGGCGGGCACCTCGCGCGGTCAGATGCTCGGTGCGGGCGACCCGGCGACCGGGTGCGCCGGGTACGTCGTGATCGAGATGGTGCGCGCGCGCCTGGGCGGCCTGCAGGGCGGATTCGCGCTGCAGCACTTCGGGATCATGGATGCCGGCGACCTGCGCCAGCAGATCGAGATCGTCCCCGGCACGGGCCTGGACGATCTGGTCGGCATCGCGGGCACCCTCACGATCACCCAGGACGACGCCGGTCGGCACCGCTACGAACTGACGTACGCGCTGCCCGAGTGA
- a CDS encoding MerR family transcriptional regulator, whose product MKISELARRTDVPVPTLKFYLRDGLLHPGQPLNRTQASYDESHVERTRLVRALTESAGLDLSAVRAVLAVLEQRPADWTEFLGEVQLASNPPGASDQRTDDTTDTWIQQVQELLAELGWQVDPHSPLIPRLAAQLRAADGSGVRRLPDTLSQWAEAARLAARADLATVPNDPVGALRQVVVGTALIDPVLATLRRLAQQHEAVTSLGAAST is encoded by the coding sequence ATGAAGATCTCCGAACTCGCCCGACGGACCGACGTCCCGGTCCCGACGCTGAAGTTCTACCTGCGCGACGGTCTGCTGCATCCCGGGCAGCCGCTGAATCGCACCCAGGCCAGTTACGACGAGTCGCACGTCGAGCGCACGCGCCTCGTGAGGGCACTGACCGAGTCCGCGGGACTGGACCTGTCAGCGGTTCGGGCGGTCCTCGCGGTGTTGGAGCAGCGCCCCGCGGACTGGACGGAGTTCCTCGGCGAGGTGCAGCTCGCGTCGAACCCTCCCGGCGCATCGGACCAGCGCACCGACGACACGACCGATACCTGGATCCAGCAGGTGCAGGAGCTGCTGGCGGAACTCGGCTGGCAGGTCGACCCGCACAGCCCGCTCATCCCCCGCCTCGCCGCACAACTGCGGGCCGCGGACGGCAGCGGCGTACGACGACTGCCGGACACCTTGTCGCAATGGGCCGAGGCCGCACGGCTCGCCGCCCGGGCCGACCTGGCCACGGTGCCGAACGACCCGGTCGGCGCGCTGCGTCAGGTCGTCGTCGGCACGGCCCTCATCGATCCGGTGTTGGCGACCCTGCGCCGCCTGGCCCAGCAGCACGAGGCCGTCACATCGCTCGGCGCGGCGTCCACCTGA
- a CDS encoding cupin domain-containing protein: MPTFTPADADVHSVHGSTFSSFVRTDSGSADLCAWKLDVPPGLTGVAHRPSNEEVILVLAGQLIVTLDGESSTLQTGSVALVPAGSTLRVDTGPVGATAWVTTTAGLHATLPDGSSMAPPWAQ, encoded by the coding sequence ATGCCCACCTTCACCCCCGCCGACGCAGACGTTCACAGCGTGCACGGCAGTACCTTCAGCTCGTTCGTCCGCACGGACTCGGGCAGCGCCGACCTGTGCGCGTGGAAGCTCGACGTGCCGCCGGGTCTGACCGGCGTCGCCCACCGGCCGAGCAACGAGGAGGTCATCCTGGTGCTGGCCGGACAGCTGATCGTCACTCTCGATGGCGAATCGTCCACGCTGCAAACGGGTTCGGTGGCCCTCGTGCCCGCCGGCTCGACGTTGCGCGTCGACACCGGCCCGGTCGGCGCCACGGCGTGGGTCACGACGACCGCCGGACTCCACGCGACGCTGCCGGACGGGTCGAGCATGGCGCCTCCGTGGGCGCAGTGA
- a CDS encoding RDD family protein — translation MTQRPSGWYEDPDDPDQLRYWDGILWSPRRMPKVKPGLERSGPVQDLRGRSDSADRGVTLRPSPRPQSDPWRQQGALLQAPVTTPDGDVLAGWWHRAGAAIVDYLLVSLIGALVSLPWTLDWARQHSDYLNTVSTWKGSGQVPYPPWQLFVADIVVYALYEIGMTVWRGQTIGKILTGIRVRRSSSAGSPGLGAAVNRFLVKCVYLLLSFVPALGLLAIVFVLLDYLWPLRDPKRRALHDLSAHTYVVRTRGQIPR, via the coding sequence ATGACGCAGCGCCCGTCCGGCTGGTACGAGGACCCCGACGATCCGGACCAGTTGCGGTACTGGGACGGCATCCTGTGGTCACCGCGCAGGATGCCCAAGGTCAAGCCGGGCCTGGAGCGCTCCGGTCCGGTCCAGGACCTCCGCGGCCGGTCCGACTCCGCGGATCGCGGTGTCACCCTTCGTCCCTCACCGCGGCCGCAGTCCGATCCGTGGCGGCAGCAGGGAGCGTTGCTGCAGGCACCGGTCACCACCCCTGACGGAGACGTCCTCGCGGGATGGTGGCATCGGGCCGGCGCCGCCATCGTCGACTACCTGCTGGTGTCCCTCATCGGCGCTCTCGTCTCCCTGCCCTGGACTCTGGACTGGGCGCGACAACACTCGGACTACCTGAACACCGTGTCCACGTGGAAGGGGTCGGGTCAGGTGCCCTACCCCCCGTGGCAGCTCTTCGTCGCCGACATCGTCGTCTACGCCCTGTACGAGATAGGGATGACGGTGTGGCGCGGACAGACCATCGGCAAGATCCTGACCGGCATCCGGGTACGGCGCTCGTCGTCGGCCGGCTCGCCCGGCCTCGGCGCCGCGGTCAACCGTTTCCTCGTCAAGTGCGTCTATCTGCTGCTGAGCTTCGTGCCGGCGCTGGGGTTGCTCGCCATCGTCTTCGTGCTGCTGGACTATCTGTGGCCGCTGCGCGATCCGAAGCGCCGGGCGCTGCACGACCTGTCCGCGCACACCTACGTCGTACGCACCAGAGGCCAGATCCCGCGCTGA
- a CDS encoding DUF2017 domain-containing protein, with translation MAEAFRRKGARYVGKFDQEEREVIVSLLSQVRELIALDEEPATGDPIRDLLDSLGREPASAREVDARDPALRRLLPQASRDDDALAQDFRALAEHDIRRAKAANLSTAIHALSFEGGSRVELDQRQAQALMIAVGDVRLMLGERLDLRTDEDAERLQEGLDLGRHGTGNDGERQLLAAYYDFLTWMQESLALTLTG, from the coding sequence ATGGCAGAGGCCTTCCGCCGCAAGGGCGCCCGGTACGTCGGCAAGTTCGATCAGGAGGAGCGCGAGGTCATCGTGTCGTTGCTCTCGCAGGTGCGCGAGCTGATCGCCCTGGACGAGGAACCGGCCACCGGCGACCCCATCCGCGACCTGCTCGACAGCCTGGGCCGTGAGCCCGCGTCGGCGCGCGAGGTCGACGCCCGCGACCCGGCGCTGCGCCGGCTGCTGCCGCAGGCGAGTCGGGACGACGACGCCCTGGCACAGGACTTCCGGGCGCTCGCCGAGCACGACATCCGCCGCGCCAAGGCCGCCAACCTGTCGACCGCGATTCACGCCCTCTCCTTCGAGGGCGGCTCGCGGGTCGAGCTGGACCAGCGTCAGGCGCAGGCCCTGATGATCGCCGTGGGCGACGTGCGGCTGATGCTGGGGGAGCGGCTCGACCTGCGGACGGACGAGGACGCCGAGCGGCTGCAGGAGGGGCTCGACCTCGGACGACACGGCACCGGCAACGACGGCGAGCGGCAACTGCTCGCGGCCTACTACGACTTCCTCACCTGGATGCAGGAGTCGCTGGCGCTCACGCTCACGGGCTGA
- the clpS gene encoding ATP-dependent Clp protease adapter ClpS codes for MSVAPPEHALPDVDPDLEADLRAGLDRPWVTIVWNDPVNLMSYVSWVFRTHFGYSEAKANQLMIAVHEEGRAVVSTGPREQMESDTEAMHTYGLWATLQKDE; via the coding sequence ATGTCCGTGGCCCCTCCCGAGCACGCCCTGCCGGACGTCGATCCGGACCTCGAGGCGGATCTGCGGGCCGGGCTCGACCGGCCCTGGGTGACCATCGTCTGGAACGACCCGGTCAACCTGATGTCCTACGTCTCCTGGGTCTTCCGGACGCACTTCGGGTATTCCGAGGCGAAGGCGAACCAGCTGATGATCGCCGTGCACGAGGAGGGCCGGGCCGTGGTGTCCACCGGCCCCCGCGAGCAGATGGAGTCCGACACCGAGGCGATGCACACCTACGGCCTGTGGGCGACTCTGCAGAAGGACGAGTAG
- the gltX gene encoding glutamate--tRNA ligase: MTATTPSSPVRLRVAPSPTGDPHVGTAYMAMFDLAFARQQGGKFILRVEDTDRARFQEDSEQQLYDTLHWLGLTWDEGPDIGGPYAPYRQSERLETYRPYAEQLLADGHAYLCWCSPERLTAMREMQQKTKQPTGYDRMCHGKTREERAQLPGFTETPVVRMFIPDDVQLSWDDLVMGHTSAPRPDDQVIVKADGFPTYHLAVVVDDHEMGISHVVRGQEWISSTPKHLLLYTWLGLTPPAFAHMPLLRDEKKAKISKRKSPWAKLTWFRDEGYLPEALVNFLALLGYPPILEADGTEREVFSFQEFSDGFAWSKINKAGSVFNLEKLNWLNGHYLRELGTDDFAARLLPFLQRDGVLSGSPTLPELGRLQRVAELVQTRIVLLKDATPLVAPFYVADDDLPIADDARAQLKEGAAEVLDAAVAALEPISGSVGLPDGSGVEWTHDRIEAALRAAIVEGLGVKPKLAFGPLRTAISGQRISPPLFESMEILGKASVLARLKRLRASL; this comes from the coding sequence ATGACTGCCACTACCCCCTCGTCCCCCGTCCGGCTGCGCGTCGCGCCCTCACCGACCGGGGATCCGCACGTCGGCACGGCGTACATGGCGATGTTCGACCTCGCCTTCGCCCGTCAGCAGGGCGGGAAGTTCATCCTGCGGGTCGAGGACACCGACCGCGCGCGCTTCCAGGAGGACAGCGAGCAGCAGCTCTACGACACCCTGCACTGGCTCGGTCTCACCTGGGACGAGGGGCCGGACATCGGCGGCCCGTACGCGCCCTACCGGCAGTCCGAGCGCCTGGAGACCTACCGCCCGTACGCCGAGCAGCTGCTGGCCGACGGGCACGCCTACCTGTGCTGGTGCTCGCCGGAGCGGCTGACCGCCATGCGGGAGATGCAGCAGAAGACCAAGCAGCCCACCGGCTACGACCGGATGTGCCACGGCAAGACCCGCGAGGAGCGCGCGCAGCTGCCCGGCTTCACCGAGACTCCCGTCGTGCGGATGTTCATCCCGGACGACGTCCAACTTTCCTGGGACGACCTGGTGATGGGGCACACGAGTGCGCCGCGTCCGGACGACCAGGTGATCGTCAAGGCCGACGGTTTCCCGACCTACCACCTCGCCGTCGTGGTCGACGACCACGAGATGGGCATCAGCCACGTCGTCCGCGGCCAGGAGTGGATCTCCAGCACCCCCAAGCACCTGCTGCTCTACACGTGGCTCGGGCTCACGCCGCCGGCGTTCGCTCACATGCCGCTGCTGCGCGATGAGAAGAAGGCCAAGATCTCCAAGCGCAAGAGCCCGTGGGCGAAGCTCACATGGTTCCGCGACGAGGGCTACCTGCCCGAGGCTCTGGTCAACTTCCTTGCGCTGCTGGGCTACCCGCCGATCCTGGAGGCCGACGGCACCGAGCGCGAGGTCTTCAGCTTCCAGGAGTTCTCCGACGGTTTCGCGTGGTCGAAGATCAACAAGGCGGGTTCGGTCTTCAACCTGGAGAAGCTGAACTGGCTGAACGGCCACTACCTGCGTGAGCTGGGCACCGACGACTTCGCCGCTCGGCTGCTGCCCTTCCTGCAGCGCGACGGGGTGCTTTCCGGCAGCCCGACGCTGCCCGAGCTCGGCCGGCTGCAGCGCGTGGCCGAGCTGGTGCAGACCCGCATCGTGCTGCTGAAGGACGCCACCCCGCTCGTGGCGCCGTTCTACGTTGCCGACGACGACCTGCCGATCGCGGACGACGCCCGCGCCCAGCTCAAGGAGGGTGCGGCCGAGGTCCTGGACGCTGCCGTCGCCGCGCTGGAGCCGATCAGCGGCTCGGTGGGCCTGCCCGACGGCAGCGGCGTCGAGTGGACCCACGACCGCATCGAGGCGGCTCTGCGGGCGGCCATCGTCGAGGGGCTGGGGGTCAAGCCGAAGCTCGCCTTCGGGCCGCTGCGTACGGCGATCTCCGGCCAGCGCATCTCCCCGCCGCTCTTCGAGTCGATGGAGATCCTCGGCAAGGCCTCGGTGCTCGCCCGGCTGAAGCGCCTGCGCGCTTCGCTCTGA
- a CDS encoding nicotinate phosphoribosyltransferase: MTGSTALLTDHYELTMVQAALASGAAHRRSVFEVFARRLPDGRRYGVVAGTGRLLDALADFRFGEEQIESLRERRVVDEPTLDWLAGYRFSGTITGYAEGEIQFPGSPVLVVEASFAEGVILETIALSILNHDSAIAAAASRMTGAAGERPCIEMGSRRTHEEAAVAAARAAYIAGFSTTSNLAAGQRYGVPTAGTAAHAFTLLHDTERAAFDAQVASLGSDTTLLVDTYDIPEGVRNAVAAAGTGLGAVRIDSGDLVVGAHAVREQLDALGARDTRIVVTSDLDEFAIATLRAAPVDMYGVGTSLVTGSGAPTAGMVYKLVAHEDEHGELIGVAKKSKDKASVAGRKYAMRRMSPDGVAQAEVIGLGERPSNDGDDRPLMVDLVVDGERVYKDDLDTARDRHAASRAQLPPAATQLSRGEPVIPTIYEDHA, from the coding sequence GTGACCGGATCGACCGCACTGCTGACCGACCACTACGAGCTGACGATGGTGCAGGCGGCCCTCGCGAGCGGCGCCGCGCACCGGCGCAGCGTCTTCGAGGTCTTCGCGCGCCGGTTGCCCGACGGGCGCAGGTACGGCGTGGTCGCCGGGACGGGCCGCCTGCTCGACGCCCTCGCCGACTTCCGCTTCGGCGAGGAGCAGATCGAGTCGCTGCGCGAACGTCGGGTCGTGGACGAGCCGACCCTGGACTGGCTGGCCGGCTACCGGTTCTCCGGCACCATCACCGGCTACGCCGAGGGCGAGATCCAGTTCCCCGGATCGCCGGTGCTGGTGGTCGAGGCGAGCTTCGCCGAGGGAGTGATCCTGGAGACGATTGCGCTCTCGATCCTCAACCACGACAGTGCGATCGCGGCTGCGGCGTCTCGGATGACCGGTGCCGCGGGTGAGCGGCCGTGCATCGAGATGGGCTCACGGCGCACCCACGAGGAGGCGGCCGTGGCCGCCGCGCGGGCGGCGTACATCGCGGGCTTCTCCACCACCTCCAACCTGGCGGCAGGGCAGCGGTACGGCGTGCCGACGGCAGGGACGGCCGCGCACGCGTTCACCCTGCTGCACGACACCGAACGGGCGGCCTTCGACGCGCAGGTCGCGAGCCTGGGCTCCGACACCACGCTGCTGGTCGACACCTACGACATCCCCGAGGGCGTGCGGAACGCCGTGGCCGCGGCCGGGACCGGTCTCGGCGCGGTCCGCATCGACTCCGGCGACCTGGTCGTCGGCGCGCACGCGGTGCGGGAGCAGCTGGACGCGCTGGGGGCGCGAGACACCCGGATCGTGGTGACCTCCGATCTGGACGAGTTCGCGATCGCCACCCTGCGGGCCGCTCCGGTCGACATGTACGGCGTCGGCACCAGCCTGGTCACCGGCTCGGGAGCGCCCACGGCCGGCATGGTCTACAAACTGGTCGCGCACGAGGACGAGCACGGCGAGCTGATCGGAGTGGCGAAGAAGTCCAAGGACAAGGCGTCGGTCGCCGGGCGCAAGTACGCCATGCGCCGGATGTCACCGGACGGGGTGGCGCAGGCCGAGGTCATCGGGCTGGGCGAACGGCCGAGCAACGACGGCGACGACCGTCCGCTGATGGTCGATCTGGTCGTGGACGGCGAGCGGGTCTACAAGGACGACCTGGACACCGCGAGAGACCGGCACGCGGCCTCCCGTGCACAGCTGCCGCCGGCGGCCACCCAGCTGTCCCGCGGAGAGCCCGTCATCCCCACGATCTACGAGGACCACGCATGA
- a CDS encoding universal stress protein, protein MDDNQYRIVAGVDSSHASTTAVEWAARAAAARQGSLRLLHGFSPDQSGFAFGMDTDADAIRTSGERLLARLAAHVHAAHDTVALTTAQSDDYPAKALVRASLAADLVVLGAHGDSQLGLASVGQTATQVASHASVPVTIVRGAPDDPFGRITVGLDPSEDARRALAWAVDEAGRTGAEVLAVHAWQPQDADDPHLRKADWAAYSRQVEDRVQEWIEPQRRAHADVKVQVQVDRANPSKVLTMSSRSSDLVVVGARGSGGFEGLRLGRVSRDLLGHAACSLTIVR, encoded by the coding sequence GTGGACGACAACCAGTATCGGATCGTGGCGGGTGTCGACTCCTCGCACGCCTCCACCACGGCCGTGGAGTGGGCGGCCAGGGCCGCCGCGGCCCGACAGGGGAGTCTGCGTCTGCTGCACGGTTTCAGCCCGGACCAGTCCGGTTTCGCGTTCGGGATGGATACCGATGCCGACGCGATCCGCACCTCCGGGGAGCGCCTGCTGGCGCGGCTGGCGGCACACGTCCACGCGGCGCACGACACGGTGGCGCTGACGACGGCCCAGTCCGACGACTACCCGGCCAAGGCCCTCGTCCGTGCGAGCCTCGCGGCGGATCTGGTCGTCCTCGGTGCGCACGGCGATTCCCAACTCGGGCTGGCCTCGGTGGGGCAGACCGCCACGCAGGTCGCGAGCCACGCATCGGTGCCGGTGACGATCGTGCGCGGGGCGCCGGACGACCCGTTCGGCCGGATCACCGTCGGGCTGGACCCCTCCGAGGACGCACGCAGAGCTCTGGCCTGGGCGGTGGACGAGGCCGGTCGCACGGGCGCAGAGGTCCTCGCGGTGCACGCCTGGCAGCCCCAGGACGCCGACGACCCGCATCTGCGCAAGGCGGACTGGGCCGCGTACTCCCGCCAGGTCGAGGACCGGGTGCAGGAGTGGATCGAGCCGCAGCGACGGGCGCACGCCGACGTGAAGGTGCAGGTGCAGGTGGACCGGGCCAACCCGAGCAAGGTCCTCACGATGAGCTCCCGCTCCAGTGACCTGGTCGTGGTGGGTGCCCGCGGTTCGGGGGGCTTCGAGGGGCTGCGGCTCGGTCGGGTCTCCCGGGACCTGCTCGGCCACGCCGCCTGCTCCCTGACGATCGTGCGCTGA
- a CDS encoding PadR family transcriptional regulator, with protein sequence MPITRLTTASYLVLGLVRHLGTASPYDVKQAVAGTIGPFWALPHAQVYVQCDKLVAAGLLAQSQEKSGRQRRTLSLTAEGHEALSEWLHDDTFVPVEARDLGLLKLFFGASPEVLAPTQINEHRRSLKGYEHLAAASGEQLPQGPSGALTFGLQYERWMIQFWTEQLQRQTS encoded by the coding sequence ATGCCGATCACCCGTCTGACCACCGCGTCGTACCTCGTGCTCGGGCTCGTCCGGCACCTGGGCACCGCGAGCCCGTACGACGTCAAGCAAGCCGTCGCCGGCACCATCGGGCCGTTCTGGGCGCTGCCGCACGCGCAGGTCTACGTGCAGTGCGACAAGCTCGTCGCGGCCGGTCTGCTCGCTCAGTCCCAGGAGAAATCCGGTCGCCAGCGTCGCACTCTCTCCCTGACCGCGGAGGGCCACGAGGCCCTCTCCGAGTGGCTGCACGACGACACCTTCGTGCCCGTCGAGGCGCGCGACCTCGGCCTGCTGAAACTGTTCTTCGGTGCCTCGCCCGAGGTCCTCGCACCCACCCAGATCAACGAGCACCGTCGTTCGTTGAAGGGCTACGAGCACCTGGCGGCGGCGAGCGGGGAACAGCTGCCGCAGGGCCCCTCGGGTGCGCTGACCTTCGGTCTGCAGTACGAGCGCTGGATGATCCAGTTCTGGACCGAGCAGCTGCAGCGACAGACCTCCTGA
- a CDS encoding MarR family winged helix-turn-helix transcriptional regulator has translation MTTTDWEIATATLRITTQLVDGIQEGLAARGFDDVRPAHGFAFATLSRTPTNQAGIAAALNISKQAAAQLVEHLVGAGYVSRHADPADGRSQLLRLTARGRACTRAAEESAAQVVAGWRDALSPEAYAGFATAVRAVAEPGGLRPAW, from the coding sequence ATGACGACCACAGACTGGGAGATCGCCACAGCGACTCTGCGCATCACCACGCAGCTGGTGGACGGCATCCAGGAGGGGCTCGCAGCGCGGGGGTTCGACGACGTACGACCGGCGCACGGATTCGCGTTCGCGACCCTCTCGCGAACCCCCACGAACCAGGCCGGCATCGCCGCTGCTCTCAACATCTCCAAACAGGCGGCCGCGCAGCTCGTCGAGCACCTGGTGGGCGCCGGGTACGTGAGCCGGCATGCGGATCCGGCCGATGGACGCTCGCAGTTGCTGCGGCTGACAGCGCGCGGGCGCGCGTGCACGCGGGCGGCCGAGGAGTCCGCCGCGCAGGTGGTGGCGGGCTGGCGCGACGCTCTGTCGCCCGAGGCGTATGCCGGATTCGCGACTGCGGTTCGAGCGGTGGCCGAACCGGGAGGCCTGCGGCCCGCATGGTGA
- a CDS encoding isochorismatase family protein — translation MSVPADPETRRALIVVDVQNDFCEGGSLAVAGGGAVAARIAAWIAAHADGYAAVVATADWHIDPGAHWSSDPDFSASWPVHCEVGTGGADFHPAFQAALGSVDATFRKGEHRAAYSGFEGVDDTGTPLADWLRQRDITAVDVCGLATDYCVRATALDAAREGLHTTVLRDLAAGVATESTSAAYDEFAAAGIRTAATR, via the coding sequence ATGAGCGTCCCGGCTGACCCGGAGACGCGGCGCGCCCTCATCGTCGTCGACGTGCAGAACGACTTCTGCGAGGGAGGCTCCCTGGCGGTGGCCGGCGGTGGAGCCGTGGCCGCCCGCATCGCCGCGTGGATCGCGGCTCACGCGGACGGCTACGCGGCCGTCGTCGCCACCGCCGACTGGCACATCGACCCCGGTGCGCACTGGTCGAGCGACCCTGACTTCAGCGCATCCTGGCCGGTCCACTGCGAGGTCGGCACCGGCGGCGCCGACTTCCACCCGGCCTTCCAGGCTGCGCTGGGATCGGTCGATGCAACGTTCCGCAAGGGCGAACACCGTGCTGCGTACAGCGGATTCGAGGGTGTCGACGACACCGGAACGCCTCTGGCGGACTGGCTGCGGCAGCGCGACATCACCGCCGTCGACGTGTGCGGCCTGGCGACGGACTACTGCGTGCGGGCCACGGCGCTCGACGCCGCCCGGGAGGGCCTGCATACGACGGTGCTGCGCGATCTCGCGGCCGGCGTCGCCACCGAGAGCACCAGCGCGGCGTACGACGAGTTCGCAGCGGCGGGCATCCGGACCGCGGCGACCCGCTGA